A region of Lycium barbarum isolate Lr01 chromosome 1, ASM1917538v2, whole genome shotgun sequence DNA encodes the following proteins:
- the LOC132636154 gene encoding uncharacterized protein LOC132636154 — protein MAGERPLYNFAFYLIVVLATTTVAMASRDMSLDIVAIEQNLVPVGDIITCLKTCYVQSDCKDGWLCSDCANDAFDQGGKHCDKFTSSGQGYFSSMLRQAQSVAAE, from the exons ATGGCTGGAGAACGTCCTCTCTATAACTTTGCATTTTACTTGATTGTTGTCTTAGCTACAACTACTG TTGCTATGGCTTCTCGGGATATGTCTCTGGATATTGTAGCGATTGAACAGAATTTAGTTCCAGTTGGTGATATAATAACTTGCTTAAAAACATGCTACGTCCAGAGTGATTGCAAAGATGGTTGGCTTTGTTCAGATTGCGCAAATGATGCATTTGATCAAGGTGGAAAGCATTGCGACAAGTTTACTTCTTCTGGACAAGGTTATTTCTCATCAATGCTCCGTCAAGCTCAGTCGGTTGCTGCAGAGTAA